The following coding sequences are from one Lysinibacillus sp. FSL W8-0992 window:
- a CDS encoding flavin reductase family protein, translating to MTDKVTAFKQALGNYPTGVTVVTAYSDVNEPIGLTVNSFASVSIDPLLILWSLDKKSQLHPLFSNTDKFAVNILANDQTQLCTVFSSKIPDRFAQVKWSNSLHGLPILHDTLATLQCETYKKIDAGDHTIFIGHILEIDNAQKEPLLYHRRHIGQIPTSFYE from the coding sequence ATGACGGACAAAGTAACTGCTTTTAAACAGGCTTTAGGTAATTATCCAACAGGTGTCACAGTTGTCACAGCTTACAGCGATGTTAATGAACCGATTGGCTTAACGGTCAATTCCTTTGCATCTGTTTCCATAGATCCGCTCCTTATCCTATGGTCATTGGACAAAAAATCGCAGCTGCATCCACTTTTTAGTAATACGGACAAATTTGCGGTAAATATTTTAGCGAACGATCAAACACAATTATGTACAGTATTTTCAAGCAAAATCCCTGACCGATTTGCGCAAGTCAAATGGTCTAATTCTTTACATGGTTTGCCAATATTACATGATACTTTAGCTACGCTGCAATGCGAAACGTATAAAAAAATCGATGCAGGGGACCATACGATTTTCATTGGTCATATTTTAGAAATTGATAATGCGCAGAAGGAGCCATTGCTTTATCATCGT